From the genome of Dickeya aquatica, one region includes:
- a CDS encoding MFS transporter: MKWEKYAVLLNNHQVRNIILLGLFAKIPVVAIPAALTLLVVVGLDAGFTWAGIINAAWMAGAAIGSPWQGRYMGKYGVRKLLRFIFVIQLIFWSSAAFLPLPLLVVMAFFGGIFCFAAFTIGRMAIAELSEPENRHRAFALDAMTTELAYMSGPPLAVVISASLSPQAAVIACGAIILALIIYYSFANPRMSAQEKKQAPDQRIDWRSLLKSRLSTSLLLTVMATFVIASYEVVGLAALKHFGHITWATGFYIVCGVASLVGGILYGGFDKPPETILICALLALATGMIGFSQNAFAVCVLIIPAALMCSPVFSATANDISRYSAPHQRGLAMGTYGSALTIGNAIGFPLSGVMVDTLGFNVAFFLVGGLALVMTAIAFGINALLISAPASVASE; the protein is encoded by the coding sequence ATGAAGTGGGAAAAATACGCAGTATTATTAAATAATCATCAGGTAAGAAATATTATCCTGCTGGGGTTATTTGCCAAAATACCTGTCGTGGCGATCCCTGCTGCATTGACATTATTAGTTGTGGTAGGTTTGGATGCCGGGTTTACCTGGGCTGGCATTATTAATGCAGCCTGGATGGCGGGTGCGGCTATTGGCTCTCCGTGGCAAGGGCGCTATATGGGGAAATATGGCGTCAGGAAACTGTTGCGCTTTATTTTTGTTATTCAACTCATCTTCTGGTCTTCCGCCGCTTTTTTACCTCTGCCGCTGCTGGTCGTGATGGCTTTTTTCGGTGGGATTTTCTGTTTTGCTGCGTTTACGATTGGCCGAATGGCGATTGCGGAGCTGTCCGAGCCTGAAAATCGGCATCGCGCTTTTGCCCTTGATGCCATGACCACAGAGTTAGCTTATATGAGCGGCCCTCCGTTGGCCGTTGTGATTAGCGCCAGCCTGTCGCCTCAGGCTGCGGTGATCGCGTGCGGCGCGATTATTCTGGCGCTGATTATTTACTATTCTTTCGCCAATCCCCGTATGTCTGCTCAGGAAAAAAAACAGGCACCGGATCAGCGCATCGACTGGCGTTCTTTGTTAAAAAGCCGATTAAGCACGTCTTTGCTATTAACCGTGATGGCGACATTTGTGATTGCCAGTTATGAGGTTGTCGGACTGGCGGCATTAAAACATTTCGGGCATATCACCTGGGCTACCGGGTTTTATATCGTCTGCGGCGTCGCTTCATTGGTTGGCGGAATACTGTATGGCGGTTTTGATAAACCGCCTGAGACGATTTTAATTTGCGCGCTGTTAGCACTTGCCACCGGCATGATCGGCTTTTCTCAAAATGCGTTTGCTGTTTGCGTGCTGATTATTCCAGCCGCGCTGATGTGCTCCCCGGTTTTCTCGGCGACAGCCAATGATATTAGCCGCTATAGCGCACCACATCAGCGTGGACTGGCAATGGGCACTTATGGCTCTGCGCTCACGATTGGCAACGCCATTGGCTTTCCGTTGTCAGGCGTGATGGTTGACACACTTGGCTTCAATGTCGCCTTTTTCTTGGTCGGCGGTCTGGCATTGGTGATGACCGCTATCGCGTTTGGCATCAATGCGCTGCTTATCTCTGCCCCGGCTAGCGTCGCCTCGGAATAA
- a CDS encoding cupin domain-containing protein: protein MAYLLKMSVENSSRIYLRTTDDEIIAEELRPYHVLFFHEEDILVADKASSPCCTLAERIKQRIPELNTYFVESSAVQVNANDPTALSLAAQSRAQYYQEHTHDENEAWFFQHGQAAFYLRLREYVYAIICTAGDFICVPGKTRHWFDAGAIPAFSGLRFYLTMNAPVISGDDIALRYPQIEHLYSLITLETVL, encoded by the coding sequence ATGGCTTATTTATTAAAAATGAGTGTTGAAAATAGCTCAAGAATATATCTAAGAACAACAGATGATGAAATTATAGCTGAAGAGCTTCGGCCTTATCATGTCCTTTTCTTTCATGAAGAAGATATTTTGGTGGCCGATAAAGCATCATCGCCATGTTGTACGCTGGCGGAGCGGATTAAACAGCGTATTCCTGAGTTAAATACGTATTTTGTTGAATCGTCAGCGGTGCAGGTAAATGCGAATGATCCCACTGCATTATCTCTTGCCGCCCAGAGCCGTGCTCAGTATTACCAGGAACATACGCACGATGAAAATGAAGCCTGGTTTTTTCAGCACGGGCAGGCTGCATTTTACTTACGCCTTCGGGAATATGTCTATGCCATCATATGCACTGCGGGTGATTTTATCTGTGTTCCGGGAAAAACCCGGCATTGGTTTGATGCGGGGGCTATCCCCGCTTTTAGCGGGCTGCGCTTTTATTTAACAATGAATGCCCCTGTTATTTCTGGGGATGACATTGCCCTCAGGTATCCTCAAATAGAGCATTTGTATTCACTTATTACTTTGGAAACGGTCTTATGA
- a CDS encoding FAD-binding oxidoreductase, protein MTIIEPNDSRYLSYITGMNQRWRACPAKIVLPGNTQETVQCIDKAVEQGLRISVRAGGYGYQDFACHADVDILIDVSDLDEIAFDPDMGAIAVGAGATLSRTYEVLYRRWNVTLPGGPASHAGMGGHVCGGGFGLLSRRHGLTVDHLYAIEVVTVDSSGKAHALIARRDRDCPNHDLWWAHAGGGGGQLGIVTKFWFRSPTAQGNDPAKMLPGPPAEVYLSVKVIPWESLGKRDFSRLMRNYGAWYMKHQRADSPESSLAGYLVMYQKAQGVVALLTQMDASVANAEAILAQYHRDIFEGIEGVTGFSALSHLEAPRRLPWLKSLRLLGSNSPSLSDPTLRGAYKSAYMRQNFPEQQTETLYRYLTTDSFTNKNAMVMVLPYGGAVNEVAPDATAVSQRDSVMKVLYQSLWADEKDDRQNLDWIRQIYHSTYADTGGVPVSNHITDGCFINYPDADLNDLALNTSGVTWAELYFKDNYPRLQEIKAKRDPLNIFRHRQSVEPAKI, encoded by the coding sequence GTGACCATTATCGAACCCAATGACAGCCGATATCTGAGTTATATCACCGGTATGAACCAGCGCTGGCGCGCTTGCCCGGCGAAAATCGTCTTGCCGGGCAATACGCAGGAAACCGTGCAGTGCATCGACAAGGCGGTGGAGCAGGGGCTGCGTATCAGTGTGCGAGCGGGGGGCTACGGTTATCAGGATTTCGCCTGTCATGCCGATGTCGATATTCTTATCGATGTCTCTGATCTGGATGAGATCGCTTTTGATCCTGATATGGGGGCGATTGCCGTTGGAGCCGGTGCCACGCTATCCAGAACCTATGAAGTGCTTTACCGCCGCTGGAATGTGACCCTGCCTGGAGGCCCGGCCAGTCACGCAGGAATGGGCGGTCATGTTTGCGGCGGCGGCTTTGGCTTACTCTCCCGCCGTCATGGTTTAACCGTCGATCATCTTTACGCCATCGAAGTTGTTACCGTCGATAGCTCGGGTAAGGCGCATGCCCTGATTGCCCGGCGCGATCGGGATTGCCCAAATCACGATTTATGGTGGGCACATGCTGGCGGCGGCGGCGGGCAACTGGGGATTGTGACGAAATTCTGGTTTCGCTCGCCAACCGCTCAGGGGAACGATCCGGCAAAAATGCTGCCTGGCCCGCCTGCGGAAGTCTATTTGAGTGTAAAAGTGATTCCGTGGGAAAGCCTCGGGAAAAGGGATTTCTCACGCCTGATGCGTAATTACGGCGCGTGGTATATGAAACACCAGCGCGCTGACAGCCCCGAATCCTCGCTGGCTGGTTATCTTGTCATGTATCAAAAAGCGCAGGGGGTTGTCGCACTATTGACACAGATGGATGCGTCAGTCGCGAATGCTGAGGCTATTTTAGCGCAATATCATCGTGATATTTTCGAAGGTATTGAAGGTGTTACGGGTTTTTCCGCACTTTCACACCTGGAAGCGCCACGCAGATTGCCATGGCTAAAATCGTTACGGCTACTGGGCAGCAATAGCCCGTCGCTATCGGATCCCACATTGCGCGGCGCGTATAAGTCCGCGTATATGAGGCAAAATTTTCCCGAGCAGCAGACCGAAACGTTATATCGCTATCTGACGACGGACAGTTTTACGAATAAAAATGCGATGGTGATGGTTTTACCCTATGGCGGTGCGGTGAATGAGGTTGCGCCGGACGCAACGGCCGTCTCACAACGTGACTCGGTGATGAAAGTCCTGTATCAGAGTCTTTGGGCCGATGAAAAAGATGATCGGCAGAATCTTGACTGGATTCGCCAAATTTACCACAGCACCTATGCCGATACCGGCGGTGTTCCGGTAAGTAATCACATCACCGATGGATGCTTTATTAATTATCCTGACGCCGATCTGAATGATCTGGCATTAAACACTTCCGGTGTGACGTGGGCTGAACTTTATTTCAAGGATAATTATCCACGACTACAGGAAATTAAAGCAAAAAGAGATCCTTTAAATATATTCCGGCACCGTCAATCGGTTGAGCCAGCCAAAATTTGA
- a CDS encoding ATP-grasp domain-containing protein, which translates to MQDDVIYIWHRVPFYCVRYDEILNHTDNPIVYIGTQSALADIPDGLNCEKWIWREQDGVDILIDMMRTKTPSPRNFIALSEYQIDIAAHIRDYFGMPGPSAAEVELFRNKLMMKAAVAAAGLATPTCHALDTVLDNPTLLDAFKSTQIVLKPLDGASSENVQIYPSHHALRLALNNRSTHIDDIDRRQNTARYQVEEFIEGDIWHIDGYVRSGEIELCVSSRYIGNCLSFAQGSPLGSLQCELPATLLTFSRQVIAAVGIKQGCFHLEVFQHASGWVFLEIGHRAGGASVVRAFELRTGVNLHQVHLSAQLGWVPDVIKNTPAKEYYFGWFVFPGHHLPEGYACINGASAFSASPWVYEWHPLPAQVKMSTTLTYLENVAPLAGMLCATSFQDAHNFVLDMFSHISITSITDAEYAIS; encoded by the coding sequence ATGCAGGATGACGTTATTTATATATGGCATAGAGTTCCATTTTATTGCGTTCGTTATGATGAAATACTTAATCACACAGATAACCCTATCGTTTATATTGGTACGCAGAGCGCTCTGGCGGATATTCCTGACGGGCTGAACTGTGAGAAATGGATATGGCGAGAGCAAGATGGTGTCGATATTCTGATTGACATGATGAGAACAAAAACACCCTCACCACGAAACTTTATTGCTCTATCTGAATATCAAATTGATATTGCTGCACATATTCGAGATTATTTCGGTATGCCAGGGCCAAGCGCTGCCGAGGTTGAGCTTTTTAGGAACAAATTGATGATGAAAGCGGCGGTGGCGGCAGCGGGGCTGGCGACACCTACATGCCATGCGCTGGATACCGTGTTAGATAATCCGACCCTTCTTGATGCATTCAAATCGACTCAGATCGTACTTAAGCCGCTGGATGGGGCATCCAGTGAGAATGTACAAATTTATCCCTCTCATCATGCATTACGTCTGGCGTTGAATAACCGCAGCACCCATATCGATGATATTGATAGGCGACAGAATACCGCCCGGTATCAAGTGGAAGAATTTATTGAAGGGGATATCTGGCATATTGATGGCTATGTCCGTTCTGGTGAAATTGAGCTCTGTGTGAGCAGCCGTTATATCGGTAATTGCCTGAGTTTTGCCCAGGGAAGTCCCCTCGGTTCTTTACAGTGCGAGCTACCTGCGACGCTATTAACGTTCTCCCGTCAGGTAATTGCAGCCGTGGGTATCAAACAGGGCTGCTTTCATCTGGAGGTCTTTCAACATGCTTCGGGCTGGGTTTTTCTGGAAATAGGGCATCGGGCGGGTGGGGCTAGCGTAGTGCGTGCATTTGAGTTACGGACGGGCGTCAATCTGCACCAGGTACATCTGAGTGCACAATTAGGTTGGGTGCCGGATGTCATTAAAAACACACCAGCAAAAGAATATTACTTCGGCTGGTTTGTCTTTCCCGGCCACCATTTACCCGAAGGCTATGCCTGTATTAACGGTGCCAGCGCGTTCAGCGCGTCTCCATGGGTTTATGAATGGCACCCACTGCCAGCTCAAGTAAAAATGAGCACGACACTGACTTATCTGGAGAACGTCGCGCCA
- the asnB gene encoding asparagine synthase (glutamine-hydrolyzing), with amino-acid sequence MCGIAGWATFSRDFHASRSELEAMAATMALRGPDASGFWMDRHAGMSHRRLAIVDLEGGVQPMTATLPEGSVSLSYGGEVYNFTELRQELIQLGQTFSTQSDTEVVLKGYLQWGTGVSEKLNGMFGFAIWDARRDVLLLVRDRFGVKPLYYSVIGQAMLFGSEQKAILAHSQMPGRLTRDGLCEALGWTKTPGHGTWDGIKEVKPGTFVQFGRSGVQEETYWKLQSRPHTDSQEDTIAHIHALLSDTVNRQMVSDVPLCSLLSGGLDSSAVAAIASQQLAGTRQLQTFAVDFEAHTEQFVPDAFRTDSDAPYARMVAEKIGSLHTNLVLGHQQIGSEETRRAVIAARDLPTGFGDADNSIYLLFKAIRNEATVALSGESADEVFGGYRWFHQPEIMQGETFPWAEHTFVTNFNTGLEAFSPDLLANLALPDYVHSRYQEALAEVPRLEGEARQEARMREVLYLHLTRYMRILLDRKDRLSMAAGLEVRVPFCDHRLVEYVFNTPWKMKTFDGREKSLLRAAIGDLLPQAVLQRKKAPYPAIQNAHYSAVLQRQAAELVANTHHAARDLLNIDWLNKALHIDPTAMSREVRHGLERALDFATWIDLRKPLLNV; translated from the coding sequence ATGTGCGGAATTGCAGGATGGGCAACGTTCAGCCGTGATTTTCACGCCAGCCGAAGCGAGCTGGAGGCAATGGCGGCAACAATGGCGTTACGGGGGCCTGATGCCTCGGGCTTTTGGATGGATCGCCATGCCGGTATGAGCCATCGCCGTTTGGCCATTGTTGACCTTGAAGGGGGCGTCCAGCCAATGACGGCCACTCTACCCGAAGGGAGTGTTTCGCTTTCTTACGGCGGCGAGGTCTACAACTTCACCGAATTACGCCAGGAGCTGATCCAACTCGGCCAGACATTTTCGACCCAAAGCGACACGGAAGTGGTGCTGAAAGGCTATTTACAGTGGGGGACCGGGGTCAGTGAGAAATTAAATGGCATGTTTGGTTTCGCCATCTGGGATGCGCGGCGTGACGTGTTGCTTCTTGTGCGCGACCGATTTGGCGTAAAACCGCTGTATTACAGCGTTATCGGTCAAGCGATGCTGTTTGGGTCGGAACAGAAAGCCATTCTCGCTCACTCGCAAATGCCAGGCAGACTGACCCGCGATGGCCTCTGTGAGGCGCTGGGGTGGACGAAAACACCGGGGCATGGCACCTGGGATGGGATAAAGGAAGTTAAACCCGGAACGTTTGTACAGTTTGGTCGCTCTGGCGTGCAGGAGGAAACGTACTGGAAACTTCAGTCCCGACCTCATACTGATTCGCAGGAGGACACGATAGCGCATATTCATGCGCTCCTGAGCGATACGGTAAACCGGCAAATGGTTTCAGACGTACCGCTTTGCAGCCTGCTGTCCGGCGGGCTGGACTCCAGCGCCGTCGCCGCCATTGCCAGCCAGCAGCTCGCTGGCACTCGGCAGTTGCAAACCTTTGCCGTGGATTTTGAGGCGCATACGGAACAATTTGTACCCGATGCTTTTCGCACCGATTCCGATGCGCCCTATGCCCGTATGGTGGCGGAGAAAATCGGCTCGTTACACACCAATCTGGTGCTGGGCCACCAGCAGATTGGCAGCGAAGAAACCCGACGGGCGGTGATTGCGGCGCGTGATTTGCCCACCGGGTTTGGCGATGCAGATAATTCAATCTACCTGCTTTTTAAGGCTATCAGAAATGAGGCTACGGTAGCGCTTTCTGGCGAATCAGCTGATGAGGTTTTTGGCGGTTATCGCTGGTTTCATCAGCCGGAAATCATGCAGGGGGAGACGTTCCCTTGGGCGGAACACACGTTTGTGACCAATTTTAATACAGGGTTAGAGGCATTCTCGCCCGATTTGCTCGCGAACTTAGCGCTGCCCGACTATGTTCATTCCCGTTATCAGGAGGCGCTGGCTGAAGTCCCGCGTCTGGAGGGAGAAGCGCGCCAGGAGGCCAGAATGCGCGAGGTGCTTTACCTTCATCTGACCCGCTATATGCGTATTTTGTTGGATAGAAAAGATCGCCTGAGTATGGCGGCAGGGCTGGAAGTCAGAGTGCCGTTTTGCGATCACCGCTTGGTTGAATACGTTTTCAATACGCCGTGGAAAATGAAAACGTTTGACGGACGGGAAAAAAGCCTATTACGGGCGGCAATCGGCGATTTACTGCCGCAGGCCGTTCTGCAACGAAAGAAAGCGCCCTATCCGGCCATACAGAATGCCCACTACAGTGCGGTATTACAGCGTCAGGCGGCGGAACTGGTTGCCAACACCCATCACGCCGCCCGAGATTTACTCAATATTGATTGGCTAAATAAAGCATTACATATTGATCCTACCGCCATGAGCCGCGAAGTCCGTCACGGCTTAGAGCGCGCGCTAGATTTCGCCACCTGGATAGACCTGCGTAAGCCATTACTGAACGTGTAA
- a CDS encoding type 1 periplasmic-binding domain-containing protein, which produces MQLRVCIAGPLTGPRACYGELIRKAMADVLPKEGLSIHFFDDKADPHTVKRHLEQIIAHSDVVIGHFNSDCAQAAIPAYRAAGIPLLLPASTAAHLGDGESVFQLCATDVEQVSELKAIADSHYPHSTRYYWADGSNYSRRLLNLLQQQYEYAIPEIDASNDDGEGGVTFYLGAHFSILERMRHEGASWRGAAICCDDCDITEFTQRARPGVWVCSSMPGYSDLLKRSVEMAWKVMCLKHNTWADYFDERGRYLPAGWKGYCIK; this is translated from the coding sequence ATGCAATTAAGAGTCTGTATTGCAGGCCCGTTAACGGGCCCACGCGCTTGCTATGGCGAACTGATACGTAAGGCAATGGCGGATGTTTTACCCAAAGAGGGGTTGTCTATTCATTTCTTTGACGATAAAGCCGATCCGCATACCGTTAAACGTCATCTTGAGCAGATTATAGCGCACAGTGATGTAGTTATTGGCCATTTCAACAGTGATTGCGCGCAGGCGGCGATACCCGCCTACCGCGCAGCGGGAATTCCCTTATTGTTACCCGCATCAACCGCCGCGCATTTGGGGGATGGTGAGTCGGTATTTCAGCTTTGTGCTACTGACGTGGAGCAGGTCAGCGAGCTGAAAGCGATTGCCGATAGCCACTATCCTCATTCAACGCGCTATTACTGGGCGGATGGCTCGAATTACAGCCGCCGGTTACTGAATTTACTGCAACAGCAGTATGAATATGCAATACCGGAGATTGATGCCAGTAATGATGATGGTGAAGGCGGCGTGACATTTTATCTGGGGGCGCATTTTTCCATTCTGGAACGTATGCGTCATGAAGGGGCATCATGGCGTGGCGCAGCTATCTGCTGTGATGATTGCGATATTACAGAATTTACACAACGTGCCCGTCCAGGCGTTTGGGTATGTTCTTCAATGCCAGGATATAGCGATTTACTTAAGCGCAGTGTGGAAATGGCCTGGAAGGTCATGTGCCTGAAACATAATACCTGGGCGGATTATTTTGATGAACGAGGCCGTTATCTGCCAGCGGGCTGGAAGGGATATTGTATTAAATAA
- a CDS encoding ATP-grasp domain-containing protein, which produces MENKGIVIIVDAYSPTRRLAPEFIKHGYRCARVQSTPDIPDIYKGSFSLDDYCENIIHQGDLSLTLQRVANLDPVAIIAGGEIGVELADILSERLGLASNGTQLSAARRHKYTMIERLRSVGLRATRQYLPANGEALREWHTKTGGRIVVKPARSAAGEGVHFCDTPDESYAALQAIVGKKNIFSEINQEVVAQEYLSGTEYVVNTVSCEGKHRVTDIWKTTRISANAFLDMGDSIQIMPREGQIQDILVSYALQVLDAMNIQYGPGHMEIKMCHDGPCLVEIGARIAGGDMPYYAELATGQSQINWTRLAYTDPSKFHEMCDVPYPLHHYFASVAMISPFDGILESYPYKDQINQLESLLEIREYVKPGEKISKTIDDTTYPMLVLLKHRAEEVVLRDWGTLRYLDGHAFYHIY; this is translated from the coding sequence ATGGAAAATAAAGGTATCGTCATTATCGTTGATGCGTATTCGCCAACACGCCGTTTAGCACCTGAATTTATTAAGCATGGCTATCGCTGCGCACGCGTACAGAGCACACCTGATATTCCTGATATTTATAAAGGATCATTCAGTCTTGATGATTATTGTGAAAATATTATTCACCAGGGCGATTTATCACTTACGCTCCAGCGCGTTGCTAATCTTGACCCTGTCGCCATTATTGCTGGTGGTGAAATCGGTGTCGAATTGGCTGACATATTGAGCGAGCGTTTGGGGCTTGCGTCAAACGGAACTCAATTGAGCGCGGCACGGCGTCATAAATACACCATGATAGAGCGCCTGCGCAGCGTGGGTCTTCGCGCAACGCGGCAATATCTTCCGGCAAATGGTGAGGCACTACGGGAATGGCATACCAAGACCGGGGGGCGGATTGTGGTAAAACCTGCCCGTAGCGCGGCCGGTGAAGGGGTACACTTCTGTGATACGCCCGATGAGTCATACGCAGCCCTGCAAGCGATTGTCGGGAAAAAGAATATCTTTTCGGAAATCAATCAGGAGGTGGTGGCACAGGAGTATCTTTCGGGTACGGAATATGTGGTCAATACCGTATCTTGTGAAGGGAAACACCGTGTAACCGACATTTGGAAAACGACCCGTATCAGCGCGAATGCATTTTTGGACATGGGGGATTCCATTCAGATTATGCCACGCGAGGGGCAGATTCAGGATATTTTAGTTTCCTATGCACTACAGGTGCTTGACGCGATGAATATTCAGTATGGGCCAGGGCATATGGAAATAAAAATGTGTCATGATGGCCCTTGTCTGGTTGAAATCGGCGCGCGAATCGCGGGAGGCGATATGCCTTATTATGCCGAGCTTGCCACGGGGCAATCACAAATAAACTGGACTCGACTGGCTTATACCGATCCGTCAAAATTCCATGAAATGTGTGATGTTCCTTATCCTCTTCATCATTATTTTGCCTCGGTCGCAATGATAAGCCCTTTTGATGGGATACTTGAGTCTTATCCTTATAAAGATCAGATAAACCAGCTGGAAAGTTTGTTGGAAATCCGCGAATACGTGAAACCCGGTGAGAAAATTAGCAAAACCATCGACGATACAACCTACCCGATGCTGGTGCTGTTAAAACATCGCGCTGAAGAGGTCGTTTTGCGTGATTGGGGAACACTGCGTTATTTGGACGGACATGCATTTTACCACATTTATTAA